One genomic region from Opisthocomus hoazin isolate bOpiHoa1 chromosome Z, bOpiHoa1.hap1, whole genome shotgun sequence encodes:
- the SNAPC3 gene encoding snRNA-activating protein complex subunit 3, which yields MAAAGAAPDYEAAELYSRAFCPGAVGRCWRQHLGPPDLSLEAEAAAEAEADAAVAAELGCAAETAAELRAVCSIDMLISSDKEKDPDVIPEDSSLLTLRIRKKALQRREETIIVDRACRQETLAYEMESHAVGKRPDNVMDLVEEGELLLTLNIFYPVIFQKHKDHKPYQTVLVLGSQKLTELRDSISCVSDFQIGGEFSSQPDQAPEHISKDLYKSAFFYFEGIFYNDKRYPECRDLSRTIIEWSESHDRGYGNLQSVRMDDYTFNDLTLKIGFPYLFCHQGDCEHIVIITDIRLIHHDDCLDRNLYPLLVKKHWLCTRKCFVCKMYTARWVTNRDSLAPEDPCFFCDVCFRMLHYDGEGNKLGEFLAYPYVDPGIFN from the exons atggcggcggccggggccgcgccCGACTACGAGGCGGCGGAGCTGTACAGCCGCGCGTTCTGCCCGGGCGCCGTCGGCCGCTGCTGGCGGCAGCACCTGGGGCCGCCCGACCTCTCGCTGgaggccgaggcggcggcggaggccgAGGCGGACGCGGCCGTAGCAGCGGAGCTGGGCTGCGCGGCGGAGACGGCGGCCGAGCTGCGGGCGGTGTGCAG CATTGATATGCTAATATCTTCTGATAAAGAAAAGGACCCAGATGTTATTCCTGAAGACAGCAGCCTGCTGACTCTTCG GATTAGAAAGAAGGCGTTacagaggagagaagaaacaattaTTGTGGATCGGGCTTGCAGACAAGAAACTCTTGCTTATGAGATG GAGTCGCATGCAGTTGGAAAAAGGCCAGACAATGTAATGGATCTAGTTGAGGAGGGAGAACTACTTTTAACTCTGAACATCTTCTATCCTGTCATATTTCAGAAG CATAAAGACCACAAACCTTACCAGACAGTCCTTGTCCTGGGAAGCCAGAAGCTCACTGAGCTGAGAGACTCCATTTCCTGTGTCAGTGACTTCCAGATAGGTGGTGAGTTCAGCAGTCAGCCAGATCAAGCACCAGAGCACATCAGCAAG gATCTCTACAaatctgctttcttttattttgaaggCATCTTTTATAATGATAAAAGATACCCAGAGTGCAGAGATCTGAGCAG AACAATTATTGAGTGGTCAGAATCTCATGACAGAGGCTATGGAAATCTTCAGTCTGTTAGAATGGATGACTACACATTTAATGATTTGACCCTTAAAATTGGCTTTCCATACCTTTTCTGCCACCAAGGGGACTGTGAGCACATCGTTATCATCACAGATATAAG GCTCATTCATCACGATGACTGCCTGGACAGGAACCTCTATCCCTTGCTAGTCAAGAAACATTGGTTATGTACCAGAAAATGCTTTGTGTGCAAAATGTATACAGCCAG GTGGGTGACCAACAGAGACAGTCTGGCACCAGAGGATCCTTGTTTCTTCTGTGATGTTTGTTTTCGGATGCTCCATTATGATGGAGAAGGCAATAAGCTGGGGGAGTTTCTTGCGTATCCTTACGTGGATCCTGGGATTTTCAACTGA